In a genomic window of Spiroplasma melliferum:
- a CDS encoding CTP synthetase, with product MAKYIFVTGGVVSGLGKGITASSIGVLLKASGLNVFMQKFDPYLNVDPGTMSPYQHGEVFVTADGAETDLDLGHYERFIDENLTKESNITSGRIYKNVIEKERRGEYEGGTVQVVPHVTNEIKKKVYHAASTSKADIIITEIGGTVGDIESLPFIEAIRQVRMEQGRENVIYMHVSLVPYIAASKESKTKPTQHSVRELLSLGIQPDIVVARTEQVLDDNVLEKIALFCNIEKSNVLVATDVASIYEVPLKMYEQNAQIVISKLLNLKITKTDMSEWKRFVEKINQSQQVIEIKLVGKYIELPDAYLSVSESLRIAGYENKVKIKIDWIKAEDINKKNYQQLLKNAKGILVPGGFGERGFEGKILACQFARENNIPFFGICFGMQAAVIEFARNVCHIQDANSSELTETKNAIIDIIRGKDKTDALGGTLRLGNYKTTFVPNTLAHKLYGKNEVLERHRHRYEVNNDYREQLAQAGLVFSGLYVEKNLVEVIEIPKHPFYLAAQYHPEFTSRPNKPNPLFNGFVQAVIKNK from the coding sequence ATGGCAAAATATATTTTTGTAACTGGTGGAGTTGTTAGTGGTTTAGGGAAAGGAATTACAGCTTCTTCAATTGGTGTTTTATTAAAAGCAAGTGGGTTAAATGTTTTTATGCAAAAATTTGATCCATATTTAAATGTTGATCCTGGAACAATGAGTCCTTATCAACATGGTGAAGTTTTTGTAACAGCAGATGGTGCTGAAACAGATTTAGATTTAGGACATTATGAACGTTTTATTGATGAAAATTTAACTAAAGAATCAAATATTACTTCAGGACGAATATATAAAAATGTAATTGAAAAAGAACGTCGTGGCGAATATGAAGGTGGAACAGTTCAAGTTGTTCCACATGTTACAAATGAAATTAAAAAGAAAGTTTATCATGCTGCATCAACTTCAAAAGCAGATATTATTATTACTGAAATTGGGGGGACAGTTGGAGATATTGAATCGTTACCTTTTATTGAAGCAATTCGTCAAGTTCGAATGGAACAAGGACGAGAAAATGTTATTTATATGCATGTTTCCTTAGTTCCATATATTGCAGCATCAAAAGAATCAAAGACAAAGCCAACCCAACATTCAGTCCGAGAACTATTATCACTGGGGATTCAACCAGATATTGTTGTTGCCCGTACTGAACAAGTTCTAGATGATAACGTTCTTGAAAAAATTGCTCTATTTTGTAATATTGAAAAAAGTAATGTTTTAGTAGCTACTGATGTTGCTAGTATTTATGAAGTACCATTAAAAATGTATGAACAAAATGCTCAAATAGTAATTAGTAAGTTATTAAATTTAAAAATCACTAAAACTGATATGTCAGAATGAAAACGGTTTGTTGAAAAAATTAATCAGTCTCAACAAGTAATTGAAATTAAATTAGTTGGAAAATATATTGAACTTCCAGATGCTTATTTATCAGTTAGTGAATCGTTGCGAATTGCTGGATATGAAAATAAGGTTAAAATTAAAATTGATTGAATTAAAGCAGAAGATATTAATAAAAAAAATTATCAACAATTATTAAAAAATGCCAAAGGCATTTTAGTTCCTGGTGGTTTTGGTGAACGTGGTTTTGAAGGGAAAATTTTAGCATGCCAATTTGCTCGTGAAAATAACATTCCGTTTTTTGGAATTTGTTTTGGAATGCAAGCAGCTGTAATTGAATTTGCCCGTAATGTTTGTCATATTCAAGATGCTAATTCTTCAGAATTAACAGAAACAAAAAATGCAATTATTGACATTATTCGTGGAAAAGATAAAACTGATGCTTTAGGAGGAACATTACGCTTAGGTAATTATAAAACAACTTTTGTTCCAAACACATTAGCCCATAAATTATATGGCAAAAATGAGGTTTTAGAACGTCATCGCCATCGCTATGAAGTTAATAATGATTATCGTGAACAATTAGCGCAAGCAGGGTTAGTATTTAGTGGCCTTTATGTTGAGAAAAACTTAGTGGAAGTCATTGAAATCCCCAAACATCCTTTTTACCTTGCTGCTCAATATCATCCCGAATTTACTTCTCGCCCAAATAAACCGAATCCATTATTTAATGGTTTTGTGCAAGCAGTAATTAAAAATAAATAA
- a CDS encoding adenylosuccinate synthetase produces MSGTNYRTLAIVGSQWGDEGKGKITDYFAQQADVIVRWAGGDNAGHTIVIKGTKYKLSIVPSGVFNKKSMNVIGNGCVVNLRKLVSEISYLQEHGFDCKNLRISDRAHLIFPYHMKIDELQEEYRQKDSIGTTKKGIGPCYQDKAERIGIRLGDLFDEKGFLQKLENNLKFKNEVLTKVFNSKGFDPKLIWKEYLALFQQIKSLVTDTSILVDNAIHTHQKVLFEGAQGVMLDLDHGTYPFVTSSNPTASSIPVGVGIAPRYINNVLGIVKAYNTRVGTGPFPSEIFGEVETYIREAGHEYGTVSGRARRIGWFDGILMKHSLRISGYTSMAIMLLDVLTTIKELKICVGYEYQGQQIDYVPSTIKEYEMCKPILITMPGWDEDISNVTTFEGLPHNAQQYLMKLEEIVGVPISLFSVGPDREQTILMNKEIF; encoded by the coding sequence ATGAGTGGTACAAATTATCGAACATTAGCAATTGTTGGGAGCCAGTGAGGTGATGAAGGAAAGGGCAAAATTACCGATTATTTTGCTCAACAAGCAGATGTTATTGTTCGTTGAGCTGGTGGTGATAATGCTGGACATACAATTGTCATTAAAGGAACAAAATATAAGTTAAGTATTGTTCCTTCTGGTGTTTTTAATAAAAAATCAATGAATGTAATTGGGAATGGTTGCGTTGTTAATTTACGTAAATTAGTTAGTGAAATTAGTTATTTACAAGAACATGGTTTTGATTGTAAAAATTTACGAATTAGTGATCGTGCCCATTTAATTTTTCCATATCATATGAAAATTGATGAGTTGCAAGAAGAGTATCGTCAAAAAGACTCAATTGGAACAACAAAAAAAGGAATTGGTCCTTGTTATCAAGATAAAGCCGAACGAATTGGCATTAGACTAGGTGATTTGTTTGATGAAAAAGGATTTTTACAAAAATTAGAAAATAATTTAAAATTTAAAAATGAAGTTTTAACAAAAGTTTTTAATAGTAAAGGATTTGACCCAAAATTAATTTGAAAAGAATATTTGGCATTATTTCAACAAATTAAATCTTTAGTAACTGATACTTCAATTTTAGTTGATAATGCAATTCATACTCACCAAAAGGTTTTATTTGAAGGAGCACAAGGTGTAATGTTAGACTTAGATCACGGTACTTATCCTTTTGTTACTTCATCAAATCCAACAGCATCTTCAATTCCTGTTGGTGTTGGGATTGCACCTCGTTATATTAACAATGTTTTAGGAATCGTTAAAGCATATAATACCCGTGTTGGGACAGGACCATTTCCATCCGAAATTTTTGGGGAAGTTGAAACGTATATTCGTGAAGCAGGACATGAATATGGAACTGTATCTGGGCGAGCACGACGAATTGGGTGATTTGATGGTATTTTAATGAAACATTCGCTACGAATTAGTGGTTATACTAGTATGGCAATTATGTTATTAGATGTTTTAACTACTATTAAGGAATTAAAAATTTGTGTTGGATATGAATATCAGGGGCAACAAATTGATTATGTTCCAAGTACAATTAAAGAATATGAGATGTGTAAACCAATTTTAATAACAATGCCGGGATGAGATGAAGACATTAGTAATGTTACAACATTTGAAGGTTTACCACATAATGCCCAACAATATTTAATGAAATTAGAAGAAATTGTTGGTGTTCCAATTAGTTTATTTTCTGTTGGTCCTGATCGTGAACAAACTATTTTAATGAATAAGGAGATTTTTTAA